The segment aaaatgacaagcaatctaatgttttgcatttcctcCTTTAACCGTAACGAAACCCGAGGTTCGTACGGAACCGTGAATCTCGTGTACCGTTACAGCACTAAGTGTAATATATATCTCACTCCTATTATacgtttattgtatatttatatttgatttattcatttctacaTGTTGCTGTTTGAACTTGTGGTGAGATGTGAACTGCAGTTCATTGTTCCTGTTCTGGTCACTGCACAATGATAAAGATGAATGTGATCTAATAAAAACACTGGTGGTTTCAGTGTGAAGCTCTGTGGTGAAAAGAACCaatgattaattataaagtagACATCGTACTAATGACACTATTCTGAGATCAAATCTGTACACTTTTCTCTCTAAATACATTAAACTGTTCAATATGACAGAAATGATCCTACAGTGATGAGGAACTGAAGGAGAGAAAATGAGTGAAGTTCTACCTAAAGCCTTGAGGGCCAGGGTTGAGAAGAGCACAATCAGCACTGGTACGAGGTACTGCAGCGTTACTACAGTCAGGTAGCAGTACACACGAGTCACCTGCGGAAACAGAAGGACAAATTCATGAGCGATGATTTGAAGCACTTTGTCTTGATGAGCCGTTTTAAAAGATACATCAGTAAACAATCTACTtagaaaagaaagatttaaCCTGCACAACCTCTGGTATAACGCAGGAAGGGTCTAGATTATTATCTTTATTCATCttcaacacaaaaaatatatatcaagcAGAATCCTCAGACATTCAGTTTCTCCAGTAACGAGACGACCTTCTGGCATCCTGTGTATCTTCTGTTCAAAACCAGAAGACGAGTAATTCTGAACTGAACAGGAGTTCTTCTTGCCTGCCAGTGAAACCAGCGGATCTactgaccaacacacacacagtaaatgttTAGAATGAGTTTTTCTTCATGCCTTCCTCTGGATGTCAACTGCAGCAATGCGACCCGCCTCCTTCTTCATCTGCTCTACCCATTTGGGGGCGAGGTTCAGGTAAGCCTGCAGGTGCTGGCGGGTGAGCAGCAGCCTTAGCACACACAAACCAACAATCATCCAGAGACGTACAGAGTCAAAGGCTGAGCTTGAaagcctgaaacacacacacacacacacacacacacacacacacacacacacacacacacacacagagggattAAAGCACTGAGGTGGGTGTAATACTGAATCAAAACCAGTTACGCAACAGCGCCTGGATGTAAGAAAGCATGATCTGGGTACAGTGTGGGTGGATCAGATCTGTGTGGTGCAGTAAAAACACTAGTTTATCTGAAACAAAGCACCAAGTCAACTTTGTAGAACTTCCACTAACCAACCTGATTCCTATTATACATTAACCCTAATGGTGTTTATGATTCATTGCTGAATGGGTCACGTCCAGATACAGTGGACAAGACTGCAGCCTCCAGACCAGGAAGTAATCAAAACTGTATATTTGGGGTGTAACGGTTCACGTATTCATACACAAGCGTtccggtacagggctttcagttcAGTGCACACGGGTATCAAATGCGATCCTTTTTACGTGTGGAACACAGTTATAATCTGAGTTCCCTTAAGAACGTATTTAATGGCTGATTGTGAATTTGTTTCgtctcttttttaaatttttattattaaccatgaaaacatacacatcaatgccaggggtataaagaaactagagttagtgcagtgtcactgtggctgctcTCTCGCTACTGGAAATACCATCTGTAGCACACTGCAGAAATCACTGCCACTTAGCCAAATCAATTCTTTAGCATtctttagcacacacacacacacacacacacacacacacacacacacacacacacacacacacacacacacacgtctgtatTAACTAAATACCTTCAAACAAATTTAAActgtttcattaatttttttttattatttaatctttttcaatttgtgccaatttaaccaattatttaatcaatataataaagtgtattggattaatttgatttattctcatttattcttatatatttccttttttacaaaatattataaaatataattttatgcattatttcaccaatcaggcattttatttaaaattgtttgaaatgtttaaactgttcaatattcacaaatgttaataataataataataataataataataataataataataataataaactgtgttaataaaaaatatgttttgcatttcttcctaaTAATAACTGTAAAGAAATGGAACCGGAGTGTAAATGTGTCGTTACACCCCAATATATTCTGAATTCATTTTATCTGTTAATTACTACAGAAACCCTGCATCTTTACAtgtaaactaaattaaattaaattaacagAATTCTCCCAGCAGCATTAagtgtagtgcagtgtttaACACGGCTGTGTCTTCAATCAGAAATATGAACAATCAGATATTTTAGATATAATGGCTTTTATCTGTGAAAAGAGTTCATGCAATAATGAAGTGTGGAAATAAAATACTAACCAGGGTGTTTAGGTGTTTAAGTCGGTCTACTGGTTTTTCCAGTAATCTAACCAGCACATCATTTTAACcccaaacatacacaaacacacacacacacacacacacacacacacacacacacacttacaatgtAACTGAAGTCTTTCCCATAGGTGCGTTTCCCAGGAAGTCCCGAGCGAGAGGTTTGATCCACAGCACCAGTATCACCAATGGGGACAAAAAACTGATGTGCAAAAGGATTCTGTGGAAATAAAACCATCCAATTTACCATCATTTAATATCTTTTATACCTATAAACTGTAACATTTTCTAAAGCATGATTTGATGGAATGGTTCCTGGAGACCACAGGTCACGCTGTTGTTCTCACTGAATGTGCGGTCGGGTAGAATTCATCTGTACAGCGTCCAGGTGTGTTTGGGCCAGGCGAAGTCCAGGGAAAGCAAGCAGAGCTCCAAAGAAGGCACAAATAAAAGCCAAGCCCAATTTCACTCCCAGTTTGGTGAAAGGAACGCTGAAAAATATTCCAAATTCAGTTAAAGTGCATACTGCTTTAGTATTGCTTTACACAGCGAGGAGAACGTGGTATGAAGAACTTACGACCACTCAAATCCCTGCTGTTTGGCGAAAACTTCAAAGTTATCAAAGACACTGGTGAATCCTGTAAAGTCAGAAACAGATTTTTAAGGCTGACGGCAGAGGGAAAGCCCGTGTGATTCAGATTAAATAAACGTGAAACCGTACCAGACTCAAGGCCAAACTCCAGATAGTCCTCCCTCACCACCAGGACCAACATGGCCACCAGCAGAGACAGGAAGCCGAAGGCCAAACACACAGAGCGTTCTCCACCCTCGTCTGAGCGGAAATAGTGACTCATAAGGAAATGCAGAGTTCTCCTGGAAACCTGAGTGAAGGATTATAAAAGGACACAGGAACGAGAACATGGAGCCAAAAAACTGAAGATATTGATGAAGTCTTGATCTTTATCTGATGAATTGTGCTGGATGCTTCATCTCAACCAATACTGCTGCACTGGGTGACTTTAAATGAAGCATTTTCTTCGTGGCACGGCTGGTGGGAAATGGTTTAAGGATACAGGCAGAAGAACACCATCAGAACACACCAAATAGCTCCAATGTTGATCTCCTTACTGGCATCCACCATGAAGTAGTAACCCTCAGTGAACAGATAGATGCCCATCGCATAGACCGCAAAGTCGATCAGCCACTGGTACTCCACAAAGAACCgcagaactacacacacacacacacacacacacacacacacacacacacacacacacctacacacacttacaatgtAACTGAAGTCTTTCCCATAGGTGCGTTTCCCAGGAAGTCCCGAGCGAGAGGTTTGATCCACAGCACCAGTATCACCAATGGGGACAAAAAACTGATGTGCAAAAGGATTCTGTGGAAATAAAACCATCCAATTTACCATCATTTAATATCTTTTATACCTATAAACTGTAACATTTTCTAAAGCATGATTTGATGGAATGGTTCCTGGAGACCACAGGTCACGCTGTTGTTCTCACTGAATGTGCGGTCGGGTAGAATTCATCTGTACAGCGTCCAGGTGTGTTTGGGCCAGGCGAAGTCCAGGGAAAGCAAGCAGAGCTCCAAAGAAGGCACAAATAAAAGCCAAGCCCAATTTCACTCCCAGTTTGGTGAAAGGAACGCTGAAAAATATTCCAAATTCAGTTAAAGTGCATACTGCTTTAGTATTGCTTTACAGAGCGAGGAGAACGTGGTATGAAGAACTTACGACCACTCAAATCCCTGCTGTTTGGCAAAAACTTCAAAGTTATCAAAGACACTGGTGAATCCTGTAAAGTCAGAAACAGATTTTTAAGGCTGACGGCGGAGGGAAAGCCCGTGTGATTCAGATTAAATAAACGTGAAACCGTACCAGACTCAAGGCCAAACTCCAGATAGTCCTCCCTCACCACCAGGACCAACATGGCCACCAGCAGAGACAGGAAGCCAAAGGCCAAACACACAGAGCGTTCTCCACCCTCGTCTGAGCGGAAATAGTGACTCATAAGGAAATGCAGAGTTCTCCTGGAAACCTGAGTGAAGGATTATAAAAGGACACAGGAACGAGAACATGGAGCCAAAAAACTGAAGATATTAATGAAGTCTTGATCTTTATCTGATGAATTGTGCTGGATGCTTCATCTCAACCAATACTGCTGCACTGGGTGACTTTAAATGAAGCATTTTCTTCTCGTGGCACGGCTGGTGGGAAATGGTTTAAGGATACAGGCAGAAGAACACCATCAGAACACACCAAATAGCTCCAATGTTGATCTCCTTACTGGCATCCACCATGAAGTAGTAACCCTCAGTGAACAGATAGATGCCCATCGCATAGACCGCAAAGTCGATCAGCCACTGGTACTCCACAAAGAACCgcagaactacacacacacacacacacacacacacacacacacacacacacacacacacacacacacacagagaagttACAGGTTTGTGGTGAATATAAATGTTCTAGTTGGAGATCTCTCTCTGGTTACAGTATGGACTGTTATGGCTTTTTCAGAAGAAAAGTGTTCAGATGGAGAACTTTGTGATTTGTGACTTATTGTGATTTGGAAACagaatatttatatagatattgATCTCCTCCAGCCTTACCCAGAGCGTCTATAACGTTCACAGGGGTGCTCTCCAGGTGTAAATCAATGTCCTTCGGAACGGTGAGCGGCTTGGGCTCCCCGTGGCCATTCTGCCTCCTGGAAAACAGTCCCGGGGTTAAGAGAGGGCAAGACTGAAAGACAGAAAATCAGctaccacacaaacacaaaccagtTCACACCTGTCTCTCCTGCTGGTCTTACTGGGCACCTGTTTTCCTGCCAGTGCACAAAGTTCTCCCTCTGAAGGATGCTTGAACCTGAAAAGACTGAAAGCAGCGAGCGTTAATGCTGAGGATGCGGAACGTGAATCGTCCGTGAAGCTGAGACACTCACCTGCCGTTGCACAGAAGCCAGCGTGCGAAGGAGAAATGCGGGGCCATTTTCTGCATGATGCTGACCGCCAGCAGGCTGACCACCAGCTGAACTCCCATAAGAGCCTGTCAGAGAAGAAACAAATCCCAAACACTAATTATACTGCTGGTGGAACAGGAGAAACATAAACAACATGCTGATTTGACTTTACACACGTGTTCATTAGGTCTGGATAAAAATATCATAGAAAAgctatcatttatatttacattattatattttgtatctTTTTAATGTGATGAGAATCTGAGACATTTTCTAAAAGCATGTGGGAACAAAACTATCAGATGACAACAGATGAGGAAAAACGTCCCAAATTACTCCACATATTAAACGTAGTGCACTAAGTAGTGTGCATCAGCCATTAATTCACCAGCCTACGAAGTGCACTAATGTAGGGAGTGAGACATATTTAGCATTAGCACCTGTGGCTCAGATCTAGCTAGTCTACATGCTTATTTCGGGAACCTACACTGCTGCTGCGGTTAATCccgaaaataaaacagaagatttaATTCCATGGAATGAACATTAATGTCGGTAAtaatagtgctttttttttaattaaacgaGATAACTaactagatagatagctagTAGCTACATTTCTCCTTGCTAGCATAGGATCTGTGCAGCTAACACAGGCTGAAgtatatataaagtgtaaaagGAGATAAATCGCgtcagaaaaaatatatttttattaatataaattcacTCACCATGTTGTATGAGAAGTTTAGACCGGAGTGCGTGTTTACTCTGCTCCCACATGAGCGCCGCAAACATCTGAATGAGTTTTCAATGACATTTGTGACCTATTCCACACAGCGCTCCTGGGCGGGACTTACACGAGATATGGAATCCTATTGGTCAGAACTTATCCTGAGCTGAGTGTCGATTGGTCCAAATATACACATCATCGATTTGATTGGCTCACGTTGCCGAGGGACGAAAACGCTGGTGGTGGACaaaaatagacacacacacacacacacacacacacacacagctgttcccattttttatttcatttattattatatggttgtattatttttattattattattattattattattattattattattattattattattccttggtcttcctcttttcctccttcctggtgtctccatcctcagcattctcctactgatataccccatgtccctcctctgcacatgtccaaaccatctcaatcacacctcctcaccttgtctccaaaatgttctacatgcgccgtccctctaataaactcatttctaatcctgtccatcgtcgtcactcccaatgaacatctcaacttCATctctcatcttcagctctgctacctccagctccacctcctgtcttttactcaatgccactgtctctaatccatacatcatctcaggtctcaccacagtcctataaactttcctttcactctcacagatactcttctatcacaaatcactcctgctatcactcttctccacccactccaccctgcctgcactcttttcttcacttctctaacacactctccattactttacactgttgaccccaggtacctgaactcctccaccttctccacctcttctccctgcaaccgcaccactccactgccctccctctcattcacacacatgtactctgtcttactcctactgactttcattccccttttctccagcgtgtacctccacctctccaggatcttctccacctgctctctactctcaccacaaatcacaatatcatctacaaacatcaaagtccacagagactcctgtctgacctcgtcctttaacctcatcactgcaaacaggaaagggctcagaaccgatccttgatgcagtccaaccttcaccttgaaccagtcgttcctactgcacacttcactgctgtcacactgtcctcaaacatgtcctgcaccaccctcacatacttctctgacacaccagacttcctcatacaataccacaactcctctctccaccctgtcgtacgctttctctaaatccacaaatccacaaatgccttctctatacttctccatcaacattctcaaagcaaataatgcatctgtggtgctcttccttggcattaaaccatactgctgctcacagatggtcacctcttctctcagcctggcttccactactctttcccataacttcatggtgtgactgatcaactttattcccctgtagttactgcaggtctgcacatctcccttattcttaaagatcagtaccagcacactccttctccattcctcaggcatcttcttaccttccaaaatcctgttaaacaacctggttaaaaactccactgcatctctcctaaacatctccatgcttctaccggtatgtcatatGGTCCAacagactttccactcttcatcctcttaatcgctactctcacttcctccttactaatcctatccacatcctgcttcacatctccacaccatccaaccttctctctctcattttccttgttcatcagctgctcaaaatactccctccatcttctcaacacactctcctcactagtcaacacatttccatcttcatccttGCAGCACAtacttcccagctcggttcctctgcctggccaatcgctacaaatccttttcttctccttagtgtccaacttcccctacagctcctcatatgcctttttcttggctttcaccacatccctctttacctgctgctgcatctccttgttctcctgcctacttttctcaccactctgttgatcccaatcatccagcacctcttcaccaccaccgagctcctgtctgacctcttccctgaacctcacactacactcttcctccttcagtttccaccatcttattcttctttcagtcttcactctcctcctcttcttcttcatctccaaaaccatcctacagaccaccatccgatgctgtctagctacactgtcccccgtcaacaccttacagtctccaatctccttcaggttgcatctcctacatagaacatagtccacctgtgtgcaccttcctccacttttatacgtcaccctatgatcctccttcttcttaaaataagtgttcaccactgccatttccacccttttagcaaaatctaccaccatctgcccttccacattcctctccttaaaaccatacctaccatcacctcctcatcacctctgttcccttcacctacatgcccattaaaatctgccccaatcaccaatctttcattcctaggttcaccttctgccacttcatctaattcactctagaatcttttcttctcctccatctcacaacccacttgtggagcataagcactgatgacatttatcatcatccctttaatatccaccttcacgatcaacaccctatcagaaactctcttcacctccactacactcttactgtactcttccttcagaatcacctcTACACcgtttctctttccatccacaccatgattgaacagtttaaacacctccaatgttcctgctcttactctctttccacttggtcttctgaacacagaacatctctacctttctcctcttcatcatatcagctccctctctccctttaccagtcatagtaccaacatttaaagtaccacctgaacctcctctccttctcctccttcagccaacagtagcccaatttccaccggtaccctgttggctgacaatacctgtggtggttgttggtaacccgggccttcGACCAATCCGCTATGAAATTCTTAATTGCATATTCGATTTGTTTTGCgatggatgcccttcataacacaaccctccacatttatccgggtcTGAGACCAGCGCTAGGAGTGACCTgacttgtgcctccctaatggctggattaGTTGTCTCACACTGACttgttggtttttgttttttaaatgattttgtttgAGGATCGATGAGACTGCTGAGTGATgcagcagatgatgatgatgcaggtGATGTTAATGTAGATAGTGATGAGACTGATGATGCAGCAGGTGATGATGTAGCagcaggtgatggtgatgagacTGATGATGCAGCAGGTGATGGTGAAGAGACTGATGATGCAGCAGGTGATAGTGATGAGACTGATGATGCagcaggtgatggtgatgagacTGATGATGCAGCAGGTGATAGTGATGAGACTGATGATGAGACTGATGATGCAGCAGGTGATAGTGATGAGACTGATGATGCAGCAGGTGATAGTGATGAGACTGATGATGCagcaggtgatggtgatgagacTGATGATGCAGCAGGTGATGGTGAAGAGACTGATGATGCAGCAGGTGATAGTGATGAGACTGATGATGCAGCAGGTGATAGTGATGAGACTGATGATGCAGCAGGTGATAGTGATGAGACTGATGATGCAGCAGGTGATAGTGATGAGACTGATGATGCAGCAGGTGATGGTGAAGAGACTGATGATGCAGCAGGTGATAGTGATGAGACTGATGATGCAGCAGGTGATagtgatataataataataataataatgcattttatttcatggcGCCTTTCAAAACACCCAAGGTCACCTTACAGACAATATACAGGTCATTGcataaaacagaacacacaacagAAAAGCATATGCATGTAAGATTCATTTAAatctcaataaaacattttataaaaaggcctgtataaaaagatatgttttaagaCGCTTTTTAAAGGTCAACAAGCACTCGCTATTGCGAACATCAAGGGGAAGAGAGTTCCATAGTCGGggggcagcataactaaaagatcTGGCACCCATGGTAGTCAGTCAAATCCAAGGTGCCACAAGAGAaattgaagatgaagatctaaGTGCGCGTGAAGGAGTGTAGACATGAAGAAGTTGAGTAAGATATTGTGGTGCAAGATTATGAAGTGCCTTATAAGTGAGTAACAAGATTTTAAATTCTACTCTATACTttactggaagccagtgtaaTTGCTGAAGAACCGGAGAGATGTGAGCCGTATAAGGTGTTCTAGAGAGAACACGGGCTGCGGAGTTCTGAACCATCTGAAGTTTATTCAGTttattctgataagactgatgATGCAGCAGGTGATGGTGAAGAGACTGATGATGCagcaggtgatggtgatgagacTGATGATGCAGCAGGTGATGGTGAAGAGACTGATGATGCAGCAGGTGATAGTGATAAGACTGATGATGCAGCAGGTGATGGTGAAGAGACTGAGGATGCAGCAGGTGATGGTGAAGAGACTGATGATGCAGCAGGTGATAGTGATGAGACTGATGATGCAGCAGGTGATAGTGATAAGACTGATGATGCAGCAGGTGATGGTGAAGAGACTGAGGATGCAGCAGGTGATGGTGAAGAGACTGATGATGCAGCAGGTGATAGTGATGAGACTGATGTTGcaggtggtgatggtgaagagACTGATGATGCAGCAGGTGATAGTGATAAGACTGATGCAGGTGGTGATGGGGATGAGACTGATGCAGCAGGTGATGGTGACGCAGATGAAGGTGATACTGCAGCGCTTCTTTAGTCTTTTGTGCAggtcaataaatgttttatttctacacTTCTATTGAACAGAGAAGGTTCCAAAgctttatattacattaattcCACTGTTGATGTTTTCACACTCGTCATTTTTAGATTGGTTTCTCTCAGTAATGCTGCAGTATTTATATGATAAAGAATAAAGATACAGAAGTTCCAAAtacttcattaaaataaaaaactaattgaTCAAATGGTTTGTAtttttggagtgtttttttaaaataaaataatgctaaaATAAGTACTTCTGGAATCAGTTGTTCAGATGTCACTTGGAAGTTCTTTCCACCACCTtaatgccagaacagagaagagtcttaaCGCATGTCTACCTTGTAACCTGAGAGATTGGAGGATGAAAGGATTAAGGGATGAAATGAGTagaggtagaggatggagggatgagtggagcagtggtagaggatgcaGGGATgagaggagcagtggtagaggatcaAGGGATgagaggagcagtggtagaggatggagggatgagtggagcagtggtagaggatggagggatgagaggagcagtggtagaggatggagggatgagagaagcagtggtagaggatggagggatgaggagcagtggtagaggatgaagggatgagtggagcagtggtagagatggagggatgagaggagcagtggtagaggatgaagggatgaaagaagcagtggtaaaggatgaagggatgaaagaagcagtggtagagaatggagggatgatatgagcagtggtagatgatgaagggatgagtggagcagtggtagaggatggagggatgaaaggagcagtggtagaggatggagggatgagaagcagtggtaaaggatgaagggatgagtggagcagtggtagaggatggagggatgagaggagcagtggtagaggatggagggatgaggagcagtggtagaggatggagggatgagaggagcagtggtagaggatggagggatgagaggagcagtggtacaggatgaagggatgagaggagcagtggtaaaggatggagggatgagaggagcagtggtagaggatggagggatgaggagcagtggtagagaatggagggatgaggagcagt is part of the Silurus meridionalis isolate SWU-2019-XX chromosome 9, ASM1480568v1, whole genome shotgun sequence genome and harbors:
- the tmem161a gene encoding transmembrane protein 161A, translating into MALMGVQLVVSLLAVSIMQKMAPHFSFARWLLCNGSLFRFKHPSEGELCALAGKQVPSKTSRRDRRQNGHGEPKPLTVPKDIDLHLESTPVNVIDALVLRFFVEYQWLIDFAVYAMGIYLFTEGYYFMVDASKEINIGAIWCVLMVFFCLRTLHFLMSHYFRSDEGGERSVCLAFGFLSLLVAMLVLVVREDYLEFGLESGFTSVFDNFEVFAKQQGFEWSVPFTKLGVKLGLAFICAFFGALLAFPGLRLAQTHLDAVQMNSTRPHIQILLHISFLSPLVILVLWIKPLARDFLGNAPMGKTSVTLLSSSAFDSVRLWMIVGLCVLRLLLTRQHLQAYLNLAPKWVEQMKKEAGRIAAVDIQRKVTRVYCYLTVVTLQYLVPVLIVLFSTLALKALGDYSWGLGTETPGVTLAPVLPTTPPPVTRSEDDDDLEDMEEEIQVTVAHLAGVFSALRSVLTPVFFRGIFSFLTWWVAACQLISSLFGIYFHQYLMS